The proteins below come from a single Stutzerimonas stutzeri RCH2 genomic window:
- a CDS encoding pyrimidine/purine nucleoside phosphorylase, with product MFKVNEYFDGTVKSIAFDMAEGPATIGVMAPGEYEFGTAQLEVMHVVAGSLDVKLPGADAWETFASGSQFTVPANSKFQLKVKMDTAYLCEYR from the coding sequence ATGTTCAAGGTCAACGAGTACTTCGATGGCACCGTCAAATCCATTGCCTTCGACATGGCAGAAGGCCCGGCCACCATCGGCGTGATGGCACCAGGCGAGTACGAATTCGGCACTGCACAGCTGGAAGTCATGCACGTAGTTGCGGGTAGCCTGGACGTGAAGCTGCCGGGAGCCGATGCCTGGGAAACCTTCGCAAGCGGCAGCCAGTTCACCGTACCGGCGAACAGCAAGTTTCAGCTAAAGGTCAAGATGGATACGGCTTATCTTTGCGAGTATCGCTAA
- a CDS encoding flagellar protein FliT encodes MTSKTLLFADFTERLRKALANDDWEVIAALDDDCSALIATLQDEDAADAELRAEIEAMAEVYAKLQTAGRSERERLAQELTKLSQGKQVTQAYKPLG; translated from the coding sequence ATGACTTCGAAAACGCTACTCTTCGCCGACTTCACCGAGCGGTTGCGCAAAGCGCTAGCCAATGATGACTGGGAAGTGATCGCCGCTCTGGATGATGACTGCAGCGCTCTGATTGCGACTTTACAGGATGAGGATGCAGCGGACGCCGAGCTGCGTGCAGAGATCGAGGCTATGGCCGAGGTATACGCCAAGCTTCAAACGGCGGGACGCTCGGAGCGCGAACGGCTTGCGCAGGAGCTCACCAAGTTGAGCCAGGGCAAGCAGGTGACACAGGCCTATAAACCGTTGGGCTGA
- the fliS gene encoding flagellar export chaperone FliS — MYAMSAMKQYQQVGVQAQVNDADPHRLIQMLMQGGLDRIAQAKGAMEREAFAEKGVLIGKALGIVGGLRDALDKSIGGELAENLDRLYEYMTMRLFEANKENDIEKLNEVGRLLGEIKLAWDQIAPKG; from the coding sequence ATGTACGCAATGTCGGCAATGAAGCAGTATCAGCAGGTAGGTGTTCAGGCCCAGGTAAATGACGCCGACCCGCACCGTTTGATCCAGATGCTGATGCAGGGCGGGCTGGATCGTATCGCTCAGGCCAAGGGCGCGATGGAGCGCGAGGCCTTCGCAGAGAAGGGCGTACTGATCGGAAAGGCACTGGGCATTGTGGGCGGGCTGCGTGATGCCTTGGACAAGAGCATTGGTGGTGAGCTGGCGGAGAATCTGGATCGTTTGTACGAATACATGACGATGCGTCTTTTCGAGGCGAACAAAGAAAACGACATCGAAAAACTCAACGAAGTTGGCAGGCTGCTTGGCGAGATCAAGCTCGCCTGGGATCAGATCGCTCCGAAGGGTTGA
- the fliD gene encoding flagellar filament capping protein FliD, protein MAGVTGIGSGIDIDSIVKSMVAAERAPKESQLKTLESKTTTRITAIGALKSAITEFQTALGNLNKPEVFKARAASSSNADLLSVKAGVTAGAGSYKVAVSQLASGSKIALQAFKNDAANPVALGAGTLRISVGDSELLPITVDESNNTLAGIRDAINKAGADKGVSATIVTDDVGSRLVLSSSTTGKEENITVAVDDGSTGDLSLLAFAGGTNKPGADGSAGVITQARDAVLTIDGLTVTRKTNSIDDAIEGVTLELKGLVDEKEPLTVGVTLDETGVKQQIQSFADAYNKLIGVINAQTKVTSVGEGKAPVTGALVGDATARTLLNTIRNELVSVQGSGGIRALTDIGVTTQKDGTLKVDSDKLSKVVSANFAELSELFAGEKGLATRLDEKLKPYTQTGGILEQRNKVMTETISKIDKQKVDLDRRITSLQDRLYKQFNAMDALVGKMASTSSSLLASLENLPWAANNSKK, encoded by the coding sequence ATGGCGGGCGTAACGGGCATCGGCTCCGGTATCGACATCGATAGCATTGTCAAGAGCATGGTAGCGGCGGAGCGCGCGCCTAAAGAGTCACAGCTCAAGACGCTGGAGTCGAAGACCACCACCCGCATCACTGCTATCGGTGCGCTCAAGAGCGCTATTACCGAGTTTCAGACTGCACTGGGCAATCTCAATAAGCCCGAGGTGTTCAAGGCTCGTGCTGCTTCTTCTTCGAATGCGGATCTGCTTTCGGTAAAGGCGGGCGTAACTGCCGGTGCGGGAAGCTATAAGGTTGCGGTTTCGCAGCTTGCCTCTGGCAGCAAGATAGCGCTCCAGGCTTTTAAAAACGACGCTGCGAATCCAGTCGCGCTAGGCGCCGGTACTCTGCGCATCAGTGTCGGCGATTCCGAGCTGTTGCCGATCACAGTCGATGAAAGCAATAACACGCTCGCGGGCATTCGGGATGCCATCAACAAGGCCGGTGCGGATAAAGGTGTTTCTGCCACCATCGTGACTGATGATGTCGGGTCCCGGCTTGTGCTCAGTAGTTCGACTACAGGCAAGGAAGAGAACATCACTGTAGCGGTGGATGACGGCTCGACCGGAGACCTTTCCCTGCTTGCGTTTGCTGGCGGCACGAATAAACCTGGTGCTGATGGATCTGCTGGTGTCATCACTCAAGCGCGGGATGCTGTGCTCACCATTGATGGCCTGACTGTCACCCGCAAGACCAATTCCATTGATGACGCAATCGAAGGCGTGACTCTGGAACTGAAAGGCTTGGTGGATGAGAAGGAGCCGCTCACGGTAGGTGTTACGCTCGACGAAACTGGTGTCAAGCAGCAGATTCAGTCCTTTGCCGATGCTTATAACAAGCTTATCGGTGTGATCAACGCACAGACGAAAGTGACTTCTGTCGGTGAAGGTAAGGCGCCAGTGACGGGGGCTTTGGTCGGCGATGCGACTGCCCGCACCCTGTTGAACACCATTCGAAACGAACTGGTTTCGGTTCAGGGCTCAGGCGGTATTCGTGCGCTTACAGATATTGGCGTGACGACCCAGAAAGATGGAACGTTGAAAGTCGACAGCGACAAGCTGTCTAAAGTTGTTAGTGCAAACTTCGCTGAGCTGTCAGAGTTGTTCGCCGGTGAAAAAGGTCTTGCAACGCGTCTGGACGAGAAACTGAAGCCATACACCCAAACGGGCGGAATTCTCGAGCAGCGCAACAAAGTGATGACCGAAACAATTTCCAAGATTGATAAACAGAAAGTGGATCTGGATCGGCGTATCACTTCACTGCAGGACCGTCTCTACAAGCAGTTCAATGCGATGGATGCGCTGGTGGGAAAGATGGCTAGCACGTCGTCGAGCCTCCTGGCTTCGCTGGAGAATCTGCCTTGGGCTGCGAATAACTCCAAGAAATGA
- a CDS encoding flagellar protein FlaG, giving the protein MDVGKTAVTALSSATLASSPSPSRESGFSSFGWQEAGAPADSLSRQPENVGEVVDRLRSQVQSLQRDLSFSVDDSSGEVVVRVVDGESGKVVRQIPSEELLRLAERLDEMRSLLFEGKA; this is encoded by the coding sequence ATGGACGTCGGAAAAACGGCTGTAACGGCGCTTTCATCAGCCACGCTAGCTTCATCACCCAGCCCCTCCCGGGAGTCTGGGTTTTCGTCGTTCGGTTGGCAGGAGGCCGGGGCGCCCGCCGATAGCCTTTCACGGCAGCCCGAGAATGTAGGTGAGGTGGTGGACCGCCTGCGTTCGCAGGTGCAGAGCCTGCAGCGGGACTTGAGTTTCAGCGTCGACGACTCGTCGGGAGAAGTTGTTGTCCGGGTCGTGGATGGGGAGTCGGGCAAGGTGGTGCGGCAAATACCGTCGGAAGAACTCCTGCGCCTTGCCGAGCGGCTGGACGAAATGCGCAGCCTTCTGTTTGAAGGCAAGGCATGA
- a CDS encoding flagellin, whose product MALTVNTNIPSLNTQRNLNSSSNALATSMQRLSTGSRINSAKDDAAGLQIANRLTSQVNGLGVAVRNANDGISLAQTAEGALQQSTNILQRMRDLALQSANGSNSTSEREALNSEVGQLKKELDRISNTTTFGGRQLLDGSFGVASFQVGSAANEIISVGIAEMSSKSLSAKFFENTSPKAAVATTVTTAGEIDVGFTVNGKAYAVTANVAVGDDEKTVNQKIAAAINDTNSGVGAFVKDDNTLSIVSRETEAGANSLSALSIAISTTAGKIPAGVTNPAAATLAATATSQKVSGVDLLSAENAQKAVLVFDKAIQAIDAQRADLGAVQNRFDNTIANLQNISENVSAARGRIEDTDFAAETANLSKNQILQQAGTAILAQAKQLPQAVLSLLQ is encoded by the coding sequence ATGGCTCTTACCGTCAATACCAACATCCCTTCGCTGAACACTCAGCGTAACCTGAATAGCTCGTCCAACGCGCTGGCGACCTCCATGCAGCGCCTGTCCACCGGTAGCCGCATCAACAGCGCCAAGGACGACGCCGCCGGCCTGCAGATTGCCAACCGCCTGACCAGCCAGGTCAACGGTCTCGGCGTAGCAGTTCGCAACGCCAACGACGGTATCTCCCTGGCTCAGACCGCTGAAGGCGCCTTGCAGCAGTCCACCAACATCCTGCAGCGTATGCGTGACCTGGCCCTACAGTCGGCCAACGGTTCGAACAGCACTTCCGAGCGTGAAGCGCTGAATTCGGAAGTCGGTCAGCTGAAAAAAGAACTGGACCGGATCAGCAACACCACCACCTTTGGTGGTCGCCAGCTGCTTGACGGGAGCTTCGGGGTCGCAAGTTTTCAAGTAGGGTCGGCGGCTAACGAAATCATCAGCGTTGGGATCGCTGAGATGAGTTCGAAGTCTTTGAGTGCAAAATTTTTCGAGAATACATCTCCAAAAGCTGCGGTTGCGACGACCGTAACTACGGCTGGTGAAATCGATGTCGGATTCACCGTTAACGGAAAAGCGTATGCTGTAACTGCAAACGTCGCTGTGGGGGATGATGAAAAGACGGTCAATCAGAAGATCGCTGCAGCAATCAACGACACCAACTCGGGGGTTGGTGCTTTCGTTAAAGACGATAACACCCTAAGTATAGTCTCCCGAGAAACAGAAGCTGGTGCGAATAGCCTCAGTGCTTTAAGCATTGCAATCAGCACGACAGCCGGCAAAATTCCCGCGGGTGTAACTAATCCGGCGGCGGCTACCCTGGCGGCTACAGCGACAAGCCAGAAAGTAAGTGGTGTTGATCTGCTATCGGCTGAAAATGCACAAAAGGCAGTGCTTGTTTTTGACAAGGCTATCCAAGCTATTGATGCTCAGCGGGCTGATTTGGGTGCGGTACAGAACCGCTTTGATAACACCATCGCAAACCTGCAGAACATCTCTGAGAACGTGTCCGCTGCACGTGGCCGTATCGAAGACACCGACTTCGCTGCCGAAACCGCGAATCTGAGCAAGAACCAGATTCTGCAGCAGGCCGGTACCGCGATCCTGGCCCAGGCCAAGCAGCTGCCGCAGGCAGTCCTCAGTCTGCTGCAGTAA
- the ligA gene encoding NAD-dependent DNA ligase LigA has protein sequence MPSAQTAAERIAKLRSEIDAHNYRYYVLDEPSVPDAEYDRLFNELKALEAEHPELVTPESPTQRVGGAALAAFGQVRHEVPMLSLGNAFEEQDLLDFDRRVREGLDLPAGDLFGAGVVVEYSCEPKLDGLAVSLLYENGHLVRGATRGDGSTGEDISANVRTVRNIPLKLHGSGWPAVLEVRGEIYMPKAGFEALNARQLESGGKPFANPRNAAAGSLRQLDSKITASRPLELCAYGVGRSDGELPGTHIGILEALKSWGLPITRELKLAKGVAECRAYYDAIGAKRDALPYEIDGVVFKVNAVAQQRELGFRAREPRWAIAHKFPAREEITELLDVEFQVGRTGAITPVARLKPVQVAGVTVSNATLHNMDEVARLGVMIRDTVIVRRAGDVIPQILGVIAERRPTDARAVHVPEQCPVCGSAVERTQLIKRSKGREAVSEGSIYRCVGRLACQAQLKQAIIHFVSRRAMDIDGLGDKIVEQLVDKGLVSSPADLYCLTHEQVIELEGFAEISTRNLLNAIDASRKPSLARFIYALGIPDVGEETAKLLARALGSLERIGLVLPDVLVYLPDVGLEVAHEIHSFFEDEHNRTVIALLRERGVEPQEEGDVHPEFAACATLADLLDRLNIPHIARTGAQRLAERFGSLDAIIAADWLDLRQVERLNEKAARSLRDYFDKPENAERARLIEAQLREFGMHWESERKAAEGLPLAGQTWVLTGTLETMSRDEGKARLEALGAKVAGSVSAKTACVVAGPGAGSKLAKANELGVTVLDEAQFLGRLAQLGPVNT, from the coding sequence ATGCCTTCCGCCCAAACCGCCGCCGAGCGCATTGCCAAACTGCGCAGCGAAATCGACGCCCACAACTACCGCTACTACGTGCTCGACGAACCCAGTGTTCCCGATGCCGAGTACGACCGCCTGTTCAACGAACTCAAGGCGCTCGAGGCAGAGCACCCGGAGCTGGTGACACCCGAGTCACCAACCCAGCGGGTCGGCGGTGCGGCGCTGGCGGCGTTCGGTCAGGTACGCCATGAAGTGCCTATGCTGAGCCTGGGTAATGCCTTCGAGGAACAGGATCTTCTCGATTTCGACCGTCGTGTGCGCGAAGGTCTGGACCTGCCGGCAGGCGACCTGTTCGGTGCTGGCGTGGTGGTCGAGTACAGCTGCGAACCCAAGCTCGACGGTCTGGCGGTCAGCCTGCTCTACGAGAACGGCCATCTGGTGCGCGGTGCTACCCGCGGCGATGGCAGCACTGGCGAGGACATCAGCGCCAATGTGCGCACCGTTCGCAACATCCCACTCAAGCTGCATGGCAGCGGCTGGCCGGCGGTGCTCGAGGTGCGCGGCGAGATCTACATGCCCAAGGCCGGCTTCGAAGCGCTCAATGCGCGACAGCTGGAAAGCGGCGGCAAACCCTTCGCCAACCCACGCAACGCCGCAGCCGGCAGTCTGCGCCAGCTGGATTCGAAAATCACCGCCAGCCGGCCGCTTGAACTGTGCGCTTACGGCGTCGGTCGCAGCGATGGTGAGCTGCCGGGTACGCACATCGGGATTCTCGAAGCGCTGAAAAGCTGGGGTCTGCCTATCACTCGCGAACTGAAGCTGGCCAAGGGCGTCGCCGAATGTCGCGCCTATTACGACGCCATCGGTGCAAAGCGCGATGCGCTGCCTTACGAAATTGACGGTGTGGTGTTCAAGGTCAACGCCGTTGCGCAGCAGCGCGAACTGGGTTTTCGTGCGCGCGAGCCGCGCTGGGCCATCGCGCACAAGTTCCCGGCGCGGGAAGAAATCACCGAGCTGCTCGATGTGGAGTTCCAGGTTGGTCGTACTGGCGCGATCACCCCGGTCGCCCGGCTCAAGCCGGTGCAGGTTGCCGGCGTCACCGTATCGAACGCGACGCTACACAACATGGACGAAGTGGCCCGCCTGGGCGTGATGATCCGTGACACGGTGATCGTGCGCCGCGCCGGTGACGTCATCCCGCAGATTCTCGGCGTGATCGCCGAACGTCGCCCGACCGATGCGCGCGCCGTGCATGTGCCCGAGCAATGTCCGGTGTGCGGTTCTGCGGTTGAGCGCACCCAGTTGATCAAGCGCAGCAAAGGTCGTGAAGCGGTCAGTGAAGGTTCGATCTACCGCTGCGTGGGCCGCCTGGCCTGCCAGGCGCAGCTGAAGCAGGCGATCATCCACTTCGTCTCGCGACGCGCGATGGATATCGACGGTCTGGGCGACAAGATCGTCGAGCAGCTGGTCGACAAGGGGCTGGTCAGTTCTCCAGCGGATCTCTACTGCCTGACTCACGAGCAGGTCATTGAGCTGGAAGGTTTCGCCGAGATATCCACGCGCAACCTGCTCAATGCCATCGATGCCAGTCGCAAGCCGAGCCTTGCGCGGTTCATCTACGCCCTCGGCATACCCGATGTCGGTGAGGAAACCGCCAAGTTGCTGGCGCGGGCGCTGGGTTCCCTGGAGCGAATCGGCCTGGTGCTGCCAGACGTGCTGGTCTACCTACCTGACGTGGGGCTCGAAGTCGCCCACGAGATCCACAGCTTCTTCGAGGACGAGCACAACCGCACGGTCATTGCGCTGCTGCGTGAGCGTGGCGTCGAACCGCAGGAGGAGGGCGACGTCCACCCGGAATTCGCCGCCTGCGCAACGCTGGCCGATCTGCTCGACCGGCTCAACATTCCCCATATCGCCCGCACCGGCGCCCAGCGGCTGGCAGAACGCTTCGGCAGCCTCGACGCGATCATCGCCGCTGATTGGCTCGACCTGCGTCAGGTCGAGCGCCTTAACGAAAAGGCTGCACGCTCGCTGCGCGACTACTTCGACAAACCCGAAAACGCCGAGCGCGCCCGTTTGATCGAAGCCCAGCTGCGCGAGTTCGGCATGCACTGGGAAAGCGAAAGGAAAGCCGCCGAAGGCTTGCCGCTGGCCGGCCAGACCTGGGTGCTGACCGGCACGCTGGAAACCATGAGCCGTGATGAAGGCAAGGCGCGGCTGGAGGCGTTGGGCGCAAAGGTTGCAGGTTCGGTGTCCGCCAAAACGGCTTGCGTGGTAGCGGGCCCCGGCGCCGGCTCGAAGCTCGCCAAAGCCAATGAGCTCGGTGTGACGGTACTGGACGAAGCGCAGTTCCTCGGGCGCCTCGCACAGCTTGGTCCGGTAAACACATAG
- the zipA gene encoding cell division protein ZipA: protein MDIGLREWLIVIGIIVIAGILFDGWRRMRGGKGKLKFKLDRSLSNLPDADDSPEVLGPARVVNRDHEPSLDEGDMPAMSARESGKKRRQDEPFQGDLQLNTDEPVPTLLDPVVGDDEDEKEQSHKELAPVEEVLVINVICRDPQGFRGPALLQNILESGLRFGEMDIFHRHESMAGNGEVLFSMANAVKPGTFDLDDIDHFTTPAVSFFLGLPGPRHPKQAFDVMVAAARKLSQELNGELKDDQRSVLTAQTIEHYRQRIVEFERRQMTIKQR from the coding sequence ATGGATATCGGTCTGCGCGAGTGGCTGATCGTCATCGGCATCATTGTCATCGCCGGCATTCTGTTCGACGGCTGGCGACGCATGCGTGGCGGCAAGGGCAAGCTGAAGTTCAAGCTGGACCGTAGCCTCTCCAACCTTCCCGATGCCGACGATTCTCCTGAAGTACTAGGCCCCGCACGCGTAGTGAATCGCGATCATGAGCCGTCCCTGGATGAAGGCGACATGCCTGCCATGAGCGCTCGCGAATCCGGCAAGAAACGCCGGCAGGACGAACCTTTCCAGGGCGATCTTCAGCTCAATACCGACGAGCCCGTGCCAACGCTGCTCGATCCTGTTGTGGGTGACGATGAGGACGAGAAAGAGCAGTCGCACAAAGAGCTTGCGCCTGTCGAGGAAGTGCTCGTCATCAACGTTATTTGCCGCGACCCTCAGGGTTTCCGTGGTCCCGCATTGCTGCAGAACATTCTCGAAAGCGGCCTGCGCTTCGGTGAGATGGATATCTTCCACCGCCATGAGAGCATGGCCGGTAACGGCGAGGTGCTGTTCTCCATGGCTAATGCGGTCAAGCCCGGCACCTTCGACTTGGATGATATCGATCACTTCACCACTCCGGCAGTGAGTTTCTTCCTCGGTCTGCCTGGCCCGCGCCATCCCAAGCAGGCCTTTGATGTCATGGTCGCTGCTGCACGCAAGCTCTCCCAAGAGCTCAACGGCGAGCTGAAGGATGACCAGCGCAGCGTGTTGACCGCCCAAACCATCGAGCATTACCGCCAGCGCATCGTCGAGTTCGAACGCCGACAGATGACCATCAAGCAACGTTGA
- the smc gene encoding chromosome segregation protein SMC, which translates to MRLKSIKLAGFKSFVDPTTVSFPSNMAAVVGPNGCGKSNIIDAVRWVMGESSAKNLRGESMTDVIFNGSNTRKPVTQASIELIFDNSDGTLTGEYAAFAEISIRRRVTRDSQNTYFLNGVKCRRRDITDIFLGTGLGPRSYSIIEQGMISKLIEAKPEDLRNFIEEAAGISKYKERRRETENRIRRTHENLARLTDLREELERQLERLHRQAQSAEKYQEYKAEERQLKAQLSALRWQALNELVGQREQVIGDQEVAFEALVAEQRSADASIERLRDGHHELSERFNQVQGRFYSVGGDIARVEQSIQHGQQRLRQLQDDLREAEQARLETESHLGHDRTLLATLGEELAMLEPEQELSGAAAEESAVQLEEAEAAMQAWQEQWERFNQHSAEPRRAAEVQQSRIQQLEQSLERLAERQRRLDEERALLAADPEDVAILELGEQLAASELDLEALAAAAEDINERLEQLREELQQATRTQQQMQGELQRLNGRIASLEALQQAAMDPGKGVAEWLREQGLADRPRLVEGLRVEPGWELAVETVLGGDVNAVLLDEFVAIDLAGFEQGDLRLVSPRQGDVSRPGSLLDLVESRLDLSPWLGRVRPVDSLEQALAARAALGEDESVISRDGYWVGQHFLRVRRASEAESGVLARGQELERLLAERDEREAALAVVEERISELRAAQSRLEEEREQQRRRQQEEARIQGDLKAQLSAGQARLEQLGLRRQRLDEELAEQQDRREIETEQLGEARLQLQDALDAMAHDAEQRETLLASRDGIRERLDRIRQDARQQKDHAHQLALRVGSLKAQHESTRQALERLEQQFERAIERREQLTLNLEEGEAPLEELRMKLEELLERRMGVEEELKHARLALEDADRELRDAEKRRTQAEQQAQLLRGQLEQQRLDWQGLSVRRKALQDQLHEDGYDLHGVLGTLPADASEQGWEAELERLAQRIQRLGPINLAAIDEYQQQSERKRYLDAQNDDLVEALDTLENVIRKIDRETRNRFKETFDQINSGLQALFPKVFGGGNAYLELTGEDLLDTGVAIMARPPGKKNSTIHLLSGGEKALTALALVFAIFQLNPAPFCMLDEVDAPLDDANVGRYARLVKEMSEKVQFIYITHNKIAMEMADQLMGVTMHEPGCSRLVAVDVEQAVALAEA; encoded by the coding sequence ATGCGCCTGAAGAGCATCAAACTCGCCGGCTTCAAATCCTTCGTCGACCCCACCACAGTCAGCTTTCCGAGCAACATGGCGGCGGTCGTCGGTCCGAACGGCTGCGGCAAATCCAATATCATCGACGCCGTGCGCTGGGTAATGGGCGAAAGCTCGGCGAAGAACCTGCGTGGCGAGTCGATGACCGACGTCATCTTCAACGGCTCGAATACGCGCAAGCCGGTAACCCAGGCGAGTATCGAGCTCATCTTCGATAACTCCGACGGTACGCTGACCGGCGAATACGCCGCCTTCGCCGAGATCTCCATCCGCCGCCGCGTGACCCGCGACTCGCAGAATACCTACTTCCTCAACGGCGTGAAGTGTCGGCGCCGCGACATCACCGACATCTTCCTCGGCACCGGCCTCGGACCGCGTAGCTACTCGATTATCGAGCAGGGCATGATCTCCAAGCTGATCGAAGCCAAGCCTGAGGACCTGCGCAACTTCATCGAAGAAGCCGCTGGCATCTCCAAGTACAAGGAGCGCCGGCGCGAAACCGAGAACCGCATTCGTCGCACCCACGAGAACCTGGCTCGGCTGACCGATCTGCGCGAAGAGCTGGAGCGCCAGCTCGAGCGGTTGCACCGCCAGGCGCAGTCGGCGGAGAAGTATCAGGAATACAAGGCTGAAGAGCGTCAGCTCAAGGCGCAGCTTTCGGCATTGCGCTGGCAAGCGCTGAACGAGCTGGTCGGCCAGCGCGAGCAGGTCATCGGCGATCAGGAGGTCGCCTTCGAAGCGCTGGTGGCCGAGCAGCGCAGCGCCGATGCGAGCATCGAGCGGTTGCGTGACGGCCACCACGAGCTCTCCGAGCGCTTCAATCAGGTGCAGGGCCGTTTCTATTCGGTTGGCGGTGACATCGCCCGCGTCGAGCAGAGCATTCAGCACGGCCAACAGCGCCTGCGCCAGTTGCAGGACGATCTGCGCGAGGCGGAGCAGGCGCGGCTGGAAACCGAATCGCACCTTGGCCACGATCGCACTCTGCTCGCCACCCTCGGGGAGGAACTGGCGATGCTCGAGCCCGAGCAGGAGCTCTCCGGAGCCGCCGCCGAGGAATCCGCGGTCCAGCTGGAAGAGGCCGAAGCGGCCATGCAGGCCTGGCAGGAACAGTGGGAGCGTTTCAATCAGCACAGCGCCGAGCCGCGTCGCGCGGCGGAAGTGCAGCAGTCGCGCATCCAGCAACTGGAGCAGAGCCTGGAGCGCCTGGCCGAACGTCAACGTCGCCTGGACGAGGAGCGCGCGCTGCTGGCTGCCGATCCCGAAGACGTCGCGATCCTTGAGCTTGGTGAGCAGCTCGCAGCCAGCGAACTCGATCTCGAGGCGCTTGCTGCGGCCGCCGAAGACATCAATGAACGTCTTGAGCAGCTGCGTGAGGAGTTGCAGCAGGCGACCCGAACGCAGCAACAGATGCAGGGTGAACTGCAGCGCTTGAATGGCCGCATCGCCTCGCTGGAAGCGTTGCAGCAGGCTGCGATGGACCCAGGCAAGGGCGTCGCCGAATGGCTGCGGGAGCAAGGTCTGGCGGACCGTCCGCGCCTCGTCGAGGGCTTGCGAGTCGAGCCCGGCTGGGAGTTGGCCGTGGAAACGGTGCTCGGCGGCGACGTAAATGCGGTATTGCTCGATGAGTTCGTGGCTATCGATCTTGCTGGCTTCGAACAGGGGGATTTACGCCTGGTCAGCCCGCGCCAGGGCGATGTGAGCCGCCCTGGCAGTCTGCTTGATCTGGTCGAGTCAAGATTGGATCTCTCACCCTGGCTGGGGCGCGTGCGTCCTGTCGACTCGCTGGAGCAGGCTTTGGCCGCACGCGCAGCGCTCGGTGAAGACGAAAGCGTGATCAGTCGTGACGGCTATTGGGTCGGCCAGCATTTTCTGCGTGTGCGCCGGGCCAGTGAGGCGGAATCGGGTGTGCTTGCACGCGGCCAGGAACTGGAGCGGTTACTGGCCGAGCGCGACGAACGTGAAGCGGCCTTGGCAGTGGTTGAAGAGCGTATTTCCGAATTGCGCGCAGCCCAGTCCCGCCTGGAAGAGGAACGCGAACAACAGCGCCGGCGGCAGCAGGAAGAGGCGCGGATACAGGGTGACCTCAAAGCCCAGCTGTCTGCCGGGCAAGCACGGCTGGAGCAACTTGGATTGCGCCGCCAACGCCTGGACGAAGAGCTTGCCGAACAGCAGGACCGGCGCGAGATCGAGACCGAGCAACTGGGCGAGGCGCGCCTGCAGCTTCAGGACGCGCTGGATGCGATGGCTCATGACGCCGAGCAGCGCGAGACGCTGCTAGCCAGTCGTGACGGTATTCGCGAGCGGCTGGACCGTATTCGTCAGGACGCACGTCAGCAGAAGGATCATGCCCATCAATTGGCGCTTCGAGTCGGTTCGCTCAAGGCGCAGCATGAATCTACGCGCCAGGCGCTGGAGCGGCTGGAGCAGCAGTTCGAGCGGGCTATCGAGCGCCGCGAGCAGCTTACGCTGAATCTGGAAGAGGGGGAGGCGCCGCTCGAAGAGCTGCGCATGAAGCTCGAGGAGTTGCTAGAACGACGGATGGGCGTCGAAGAGGAACTCAAGCATGCACGCCTGGCGCTGGAAGATGCTGATCGCGAGTTGCGTGACGCGGAAAAGCGGCGCACTCAGGCCGAGCAGCAGGCGCAGCTGCTGCGCGGTCAACTGGAACAACAGCGACTGGACTGGCAGGGGCTGAGCGTCCGGCGCAAGGCGCTGCAGGATCAGCTTCACGAGGATGGCTACGACCTGCACGGCGTACTGGGAACGCTCCCGGCCGACGCCAGCGAGCAAGGCTGGGAAGCGGAGCTGGAGCGCCTCGCCCAGCGCATTCAGCGTCTTGGGCCGATCAACCTGGCCGCGATCGACGAGTACCAGCAGCAATCGGAGCGCAAGCGCTATCTCGATGCGCAGAACGACGACCTTGTCGAGGCACTGGATACGCTGGAAAACGTCATCCGCAAGATCGACCGCGAAACCCGTAATCGTTTCAAGGAAACCTTCGATCAGATCAACAGCGGCCTGCAGGCGCTTTTCCCGAAAGTCTTCGGTGGTGGCAACGCTTATCTGGAACTTACCGGGGAAGATTTACTCGATACCGGGGTGGCGATCATGGCAAGACCGCCTGGAAAGAAGAACAGCACCATTCACCTGCTTTCCGGTGGAGAAAAGGCACTGACGGCGCTGGCGCTGGTATTTGCCATCTTCCAGCTGAATCCGGCGCCTTTCTGCATGCTCGATGAAGTCGATGCGCCATTGGACGATGCGAACGTTGGTCGTTATGCACGGCTGGTGAAGGAGATGTCGGAGAAAGTGCAGTTCATCTATATCACTCACAACAAGATCGCCATGGAAATGGCCGACCAGTTGATGGGTGTAACCATGCATGAACCGGGTTGCTCGAGGCTGGTGGCAGTCGATGTCGAACAGGCCGTTGCACTCGCCGAAGCCTAG